Proteins encoded together in one Meles meles chromosome 7, mMelMel3.1 paternal haplotype, whole genome shotgun sequence window:
- the LOC123946702 gene encoding keratin, type II cytoskeletal 71: MNRQFTCKSGAATKGGFSGCSAVLSGGSSSSYRAGGKGLSGGFGSRSLYSLGGIRSISFNVASGSGKSGGYGFGRGRASGFAGSMFGSVALGPVCPSVCPPGGIHQVTVNESLLAPLNVELDPEIQKVRAQEREQIKALNNKFASFIDKVRFLEQQNQVLETKWELLQQLDLNNCKNNLEPILEGYISNLRKQLETLSGDRVRLDSELRSVRDVVEDYKKRYEEEINRRTAAENEFVLLKKDVDAAYANKVELQAKVDSMDQEIKFFKCLYEAEIAQIQSHISDMSVILSMDNNRDLNLDSIIDEVRAQYEEIALKSKAEAEALYQTKFQELQLAAGRHGDDLKNTKNEISELTRLIQRIRSEIENVKKQASNLETAIADAEQRGDNALKDARAKLDELESALHQAKEELARMLREYQELMSLKLALDMEIATYRKLLESEECRMSGEFPSPVSISIISSTSGSGGYGFRPSSVSGGYVASSSSCISGVCSVRGGDVRGRGSSSDYKDTLGKGSSQSTSSKKASR, translated from the exons ATGAACCGCCAATTTACCTGCAAGTCCGGAGCTGCCACCAAGGGGGGCTTCAGTGGTTGCTCAGCCGTGCTCTCAGGGGGCAGCTCATCCTCCTACCGGGCAGGGGGCAAAGGGCTCAGTGGGGGCTTTGGAAGCCGGAGCCTCTACAGCCTGGGGGGCATCCGGAGTATCTCCTTCAACGTGGCCAGCGGCAGCGGGAAGAGCGGAGGCTATGGGTTTGGTCGAGGCCGGGCCAGTGGCTTTGCTGGCAGCATGTTTGGCAGTGTAGCCCTGGGGCCCGTGTGTCCATCTGTGTGCCCTCCAGGGGGCATCCATCAGGTCACTGTCAACGAAAGCCTCCTGGCCCCCCTCAATGTGGAGCTGGACCCGGAGATCCAGAAAGTGCGAGCCCAGGAGCGGGAGCAGATCAAGGCTCTGAACAACAAGTTCGCCTCCTTCATCGACAAG GTGCGGTTCCTGGAGCAGCAGAACCAGGTGCTGGAGACCAAGTGGGAGCTGCTGCAGCAGCTGGACCTGAACAACTGCAAGAACAACCTGGAGCCCATCCTCGAGGGCTACATCAGCAACCTGCGGAAGCAGCTGGAGACGCTGTCCGGGGACAGGGTGCGGCTGGACTCGGAGCTGAGGAGCGTGCGGGACGTGGTGGAGGACTACAAGAAGAG GTATGAGGAAGAAATCAACAGGCGAACAGCTGCAGAGAATGAGTTTGTGTTGCTCAAGAAG GATGTGGATGCTGCTTATGCCAATAAGGTTGAGCTTCAGGCCAAAGTGGACTCCATGGATCAGGAGATCAAGTTCTTCAAGTGTCTCTATGAAGCC GAGATCGCtcagatccagtcccacatcagcgATATGTCTGTCATCCTGTCCATGGACAACAACCGAGACCTGAACTTGGACAGCATCATTGATGAGGTCCGTGCCCAGTATGAGGAGATCGCCCTGAAAAGCAAGGCTGAGGCCGAGGCGCTGTACCAGACCAAG TTCCAGGAGCTGCAGCTGGCAGCTGGCCGGCACGGGGATGACCTCAAGAACACCAAGAATGAGATCTCAGAGCTCACCCGGCTCATCCAGAGAATCCGCTCAGAGATTGAGAATGTGAAGAAGCAG GCTTCCAACCTGGAGACGGCCATCGCTGATGCCGAGCAGAGGGGTGACAATGCCCTGAAGGATGCCCGGGCCAAGTTGGACGAGCTGGAGTCCGCCCTGCACCAAGCCAAGGAGGAGCTGGCCCGGATGCTGCGCGAGTACCAGGAGCTCATGAGCCTGAAGCTGGCCCTGGACATGGAGATCGCCACCTACCGCAAGCTGCTGGAGAGCGAGGAGTGCAG GATGTCAGGAGAATTTCCCTCCCCAGTCAGCATCT CTATCATCAGCAGCACCAGCGGCAGCGGCGGCTATGGCTTCCGGCCCAGCTCCGTGAGCGGCGGCTACGTGGCCAGTAGCAGTAGCTGCATCTCTGGCGTGTGCAGCGTCCGCGGCGGGGACGtccggggcaggggcagcagcagcgACTACAAAGATACCCTGGGGAAGGGCTCCAGCCAGAGCACCTCCTCCAAGAAAGCCAGCAGGTAG
- the KRT74 gene encoding keratin, type II cytoskeletal 74 produces MSRQLNIKSGGDKSGFSGRSAVLLRKAVGSAASYDTAGKGPGAGFGSRSLYSLGGNRCISLNMAGGGVRIGGYNFGPGSGYGGGRATGFAGSMFGSVASAPVCPSVCPPGGIYRVTINKSLLTPLNVELDPEIQRVRTQEREQIKALNDKFASFIDKVRFLEQQNQVLETKWELLQQLDLSNCRKNLEPILEGYISNLRKQLETLSGDRVRLDSELRSVRDVVEDYKKRYEVEINQRTAAENDFVVLKKDADAAYTVKVELQAKVDSLDKDIKFLKCLYDAEMAQIQTHASETSVILSMDNNRDLDLDSIIAKVRAQYEEIALKSKAEAEALYQSKIQELQLAVGRHGDDLKHTKNEMSELNRLIQRIRCEIANVKKQCANLETAIADAEQRGDCTLKDARAKLDELEAALHQAKEELARMLREYQELMSLKLALDMEIATYRKLLEGEECRMSGENPSSVSISIISSGGSGYYHPSSSSSADTGASSVVGSYSSSRAGQSSAKGARGGDLKDAQDLKGKSTSASTPARKATR; encoded by the exons ATGAGTCGGCAACTGAACATCAAGTCTGGTGGTGACAAGAGTGGCTTCAGTGGGCGCTCAGCAGTGTTGCTGAGGAAGGCTGTGGGCAGTGCAGCTTCTTACGACACAGCTGGCAAAGGACCTGGGGCTGGCTTTGGCAGTCGGAGCCTCTACAGCCTTGGAGGGAATCGGTGTATTTCCCTCAACATGGCAGGTGGTGGTGTTCGGATTGGAGGTTATAACTTTGGGCCTGGCTCTGGGTATGGAGGGGGTCGGGCCACTGGCTTTGCTGGAAGCATGTTTGGCAGTGTAGCCTCAGCGCCTGTGTGCCCATCCGTGTGCCCACCTGGGGGTATCTACCGGGTCACCATCAACAAGAGCCTCCTGACTCCCCTCAACGTGGAgctggaccctgagatccagagagTGCGCACCCAGGAGCGGGAGCAGATCAAGGCTCTGAATGACAAGTTTGCCTCCTTCATCGATAAG GTGCGGTTCCTGGAGCAGCAGAACCAGGTGCTGGAGACCAAGTGGGAGCTGCTGCAGCAGCTGGACCTGAGCAACTGCAGAAAGAACCTGGAGCCCATCCTCGAGGGCTACATCAGCAACCTGCGGAAGCAGCTGGAGACACTGTCCGGGGACAGGGTGCGGCTGGACTCGGAGCTGAGGAGCGTGCGGGATGTGGTGGAGGACTACAAGAAGAG GTATGAGGTGGAGATTAATCAGCGCACAGCAGCTGAGAATGATTTTGTGGTGCTCAAGAAG GATGCTGATGCAGCTTACACAGTGAAGGTGGAGCTCCAGGCCAAAGTAGATTCTCTGGACAAAGACATCAAGTTCCTCAAGTGTTTGTATGATGCG GAAATGGCCCAGATTCAGACTCATGCCAGTGAAACCTCAGTCATCTTGTCCATGGACAACAACCGGGACCTGGACCTGGACAGCATCATTGCCAAGGTCCGAGCTCAGTATGAGGAAATTGCCCTGAAGAGCAAGGCTGAGGCTGAGGCGCTGTATCAGAGCAAG ATCCAAGAGCTGCAGCTGGCAGTAGGCCGGCATGGTGATGACCTCAAACACACCAAGAACGAGATGTCAGAGCTGAACCGGCTCATCCAGAGGATCCGGTGTGAGATTGCAAATGTAAAGAAGCAG TGTGCCAACCTGGAGACAGCCATTGCCGATGCTGAGCAGCGGGGTGACTGCACCCTGAAGGATGCCCGGGCCAAGCTTGACGAGCTGGAGGCCGCTCTGCACCAGGCCAAGGAGGAGCTGGCCCGGATGCTACGCGAGTACCAGGAACTCATGAGCCTGAAGCTGGCCCTGGACATGGAGATCGCCACCTACCGCAAGCTGCTAGAGGGCGAGGAGTGCAG GATGTCTGGTGAGAATCCATCCTCTGTGAGCATCT CCATCATCAGCAGCGGTGGGAGCGGCTACTACCATCCCAGCTCTTCCTCTAGTGCCGACACTGGGGCCAGCAGCGTGGTGGGCAGCTACAGCAGCTCTCGGGCTGGGCAGTCCAGCGCCAAAGGGGCCCGTGGGGGAGACCTCAAGGACGCCCAAGACCTCAAGGGCAAGAGCACCTCTGCCAGCACCCCAGCCAGGAAAGCCACCCGATAA